A window from Engraulis encrasicolus isolate BLACKSEA-1 chromosome 11, IST_EnEncr_1.0, whole genome shotgun sequence encodes these proteins:
- the LOC134458363 gene encoding sphingosine 1-phosphate receptor 3, translating to MNPLIYLHYNFTGKLDNRKERDDGQTDPKTIAFLFICSVIVLENVVVLVAIWKNHKFHNRMYFFIGNLALCDLLAGVTYIVNLTLSGEATLQLSPAMWFLREGSMFVVLGASVFSLLAIAIERHLTMIKMRHYDTKKNYRVFILIGTCWLIAILLGTLPGLGWNCLGDLPDCSTILPLFSKTYLAFYITIFMALLLAISVLYTRIYILVKSSSRKVTKHSNSERSMALLRTVVIVVGVFIACWTPIFVLLLVDVACDHRQCPVLMKADWFVALAVINSAMNPVIYTLASREMRRAFFSIVCGCVSKESNSANAALEHSRSKSSSTHNKPNDLENPQVNA from the coding sequence ATGAACCCTCTCATATATTTACACTACAACTTCACTGGTAAATTGGATAACCGCAAGGAAAGGGATGACGGGCAGACCGACCCCAAAACAATCGCTTTCCTCTTCATCTGTAGCGTGATTGTTTTGGAAAATGTGGTTGTTTTGGTGGCCATATGGAAAAACCACAAATTTCACAACAGAATGTATTTCTTTATCGGAAATCTCGCCTTGTGTGACCTTCTAGCGGGGGTAACTTACATCGTGAACTTGACGCTGTCTGGAGAGGCGACTCTGCAACTGTCGCCCGCAATGTGGTTTTTGCGGGAGGGGAGCATGTTCGTTGTCCTGGGTGCTTCCGTTTTCAGTCTGCTTGCCATTGCAATCGAGAGACATTTAACCATGATTAAGATGAGACACTATGATACCAAGAAAAACTACAGAGTTTTCATCCTGATCGGCACCTGCTGGTTAATTGCCATCTTACTGGGAACACTGCCTGGTCTTGGTTGGAACTGTCTCGGCGACCTTCCTGACTGTTCCACCATACTGCCTCTGTTTTCTAAGACATACCTGGCCTTTTACATTACGATTTTTATGGCACTCTTGCTTGCGATATCAGTGTTGTACACCCGCATTTACATCCTGGTGAAGTCTAGCAGTCGCAAAGTCACCAAGCACAGCAACTCGGAGAGGTCCATGGCGCTATTGCGCACCGTTGTCATAGTGGTCGGTGTGTTCATCGCCTGTTGGACTCCCATCTTCGTACTGCTGCTCGTGGACGTGGCGTGTGATCACCGCCAGTGTCCCGTGCTGATGAAAGCGGACTGGTTTGTCGCCTTGGCTGTTATCAATTCGGCCATGAATCCAGTCATATACACGTTGGCAAGTAGGGAGATGCGACGCGCCTTTTTCTCCATAGTGTGCGGCTGCGTCAGTAAAGAGAGCAACAGCGCAAACGCTGCCCTGGAGCACAGTCGAAGCAAGTCCAGCAGTACCCACAACAAGCCCAATGACCTGGAAAACCCACAGGTCAACGCCTGA